The Macrobrachium nipponense isolate FS-2020 chromosome 1, ASM1510439v2, whole genome shotgun sequence genome includes a window with the following:
- the LOC135218709 gene encoding uncharacterized protein LOC135218709: MLPVLSKEHLHKCRAPVQDVQAQQDAVHQQEREEKEKLRKPHEEERKAKEEERQVREERWKHELALKDEEIKWEIIEALATREASRPTPIVPHNPTLSCQPIAGSPPASSISEEVSPPVNTRLAPEGESKEEPFTSPHLITAREDSSPVSEHTASLGDPRDSQPVVPSRLYHLVPRKKFWKSSAETVAGRVTLASYIPGSYDLLLGQELKSLSHSQKPRGPNPTTNYSKARSHPRPTSSRKYGH; encoded by the exons atgctaccagtgctgtccaaggaacacctccataagtgccgtgcacctgtacaggacgtacag gcgcagcaggatgctgTGCACcagcaagaaagggaagaaaaagaaaagctgagAAAACCacatgaagaagaaagaaaagcaaaagaagaagagagacaggTGAGAGAAGAAAGgtggaagcatgagctagctctcaaagATGAAGAAATCAAGTGGGAGATCATTGAGGCTCTGGCCACTCGGGAAGCTTCCAGGCCCACACCTATTGTGCCTCACAATCCCACCCTCTCCTGCCAGCCTATTGCTGGTTCACCACCTGCCTCCTCCATTTCGGAAGAGGTGAGCCCACCAGTTAACACCAGACTTGCTCCAGAGGGTGAGTCAAAGGAGGAACCATTCACCTCCCCACATCTAATCAcagccagagaggactcttcacctgtgtcagagcacactgcaagcctcGGTGACCCCAGAGATTcacaacctgtggtgccatctagGCTCTATCATCTGGTGCCAAGGAAGAAGTTCTGGaaaagttctgccgagactgtggccggaAGGGTCACAT tagcaagctacattccaggaagtTACGACCTCCTCTTGGGGCAAGAATTGAAGTCCCTTTCTCATTCTCAaaaacctaggggtcctaacccaaCGACAAactactccaaagcaaggagccatccaagacctacttcctcccggaagtacggCCACTAA